From Camarhynchus parvulus chromosome 10, STF_HiC, whole genome shotgun sequence, one genomic window encodes:
- the MTFMT gene encoding methionyl-tRNA formyltransferase, mitochondrial, giving the protein MRARLLRAWREGVRAAGPPWRVLFFGTDRFAVTTLRALRAAGEPSEDSLVSRLEVVTLPSRLARDLPVRSCARELQLPVHEWPHTGPAGQFDVGVVASFGRLLSEELILQFPYGVLNVHPSCLPRWRGPAPIVHTVLHGDKVTGVTIMEIRPKRFDVGPIIKQEEVSVPPHCTAQELEGMLAKMGTNMLLAVLKNLPESLKNKKEQPKEGVTFAPKISIAKSCIKWEEQTAAQIIQLHRAIGSMFPLQTLWKGTTIKLLDFVEVDNIPGCSDQIQNDCEVVPGSLLFHKMSQTLIARCKEGWVGIKTVVLKKKLTAVDFYNGYMHSWFQQNPRTVHQECRFQTLKLSTAKKTLKEKGILAQDIKQ; this is encoded by the exons ATGCGGGCCCGGCTGCTGCGCGCCTGGCGCGAGGGCGTcagggcggcggggccgccatGGCGGGTCCTGTTCTTCGGCACCGACCGCTTCGCCGTGACCACCCTGCGAGCCCTGCGGGCCGCCGG GGAGCCCAGCGAGGACTCGCTCGTGTCCCGGCTGGAGGTGGTGACCCTGCCCTCCCGCCTGGCCCGGGACCTGCCcgtcaggagctgtgccagggagctccagctgcctgtgcaCGAGTGGCCGCACACGGGACCCGCGGGGCAGTTTGATGTGGGTGTGGTGGCATCTTTTGGACGTCTTCTAAGCGAGGAGCTCATTCTGCAGTTCCCATA TGGTGTGCTGAATGTCCATCCCAGCTGTCTCCCACGATGGCGTGGTCCTGCACCCATAGTCCACACGGTGCTTCATGGTGATAAGGTGACTGGGGTGACAATTATGGAAATAAGACCAAAAAG GTTTGATGTAGGTCCAATTATTAAGCAAGAAGAGGTCTCTGTTCCTCCCCACTGCACGGCacaggagctggaagggatgtTGGCAAAGATGGGGACAAACATG cTGTTAGCAGTTTTGAAGAACTTGcctgaaagtttaaaaaataaaaaagagcagCCAAAAGAAGGAGTAACATTTG CTCCTAAAATCTCTATAGCGAAGAGCTGTATAAAATGGGAAGAGCAAACAGCTGCACAAATAATTCAGCTGCATCGTGCTATAGGAAGTATG tTTCCTTTGCAGACACTCTGGAAGGGTACTACCATTAAACTCCTGGATTTTGTGGAAGTGGATAATATCCCTGGTTGTTCTG aTCAAATACAGAATGACTGTGAAGTTGTTCCTGGTTCATTGTTGTTCCATAAAATGTCCCAAACATTGATAGCTCGCTGCAAG gaaGGCTGGGTTGGAATCAAAACAGTTGTTTTAAAGAAGAAGCTTACAGCAGTTGACTTCTACAATGGATATATGCACTCTTGGTTCCAGCAGAATCCAAGAACAGTTCATCAGGAATGCAGATTTCAAACACTCAAACTTAGCACGGCAAAAAAGACTCTGAAAGAGAAGGGAATATTGGCGCAGGATATAAAgcaataa
- the CILP gene encoding cartilage intermediate layer protein 1 isoform X1: MVTMKGWILLLLWGATSVLGQRILKPAVSRVQIGQRTFSPLVMLSLESTRSSSRRGDPTFTYVRRSPLVQDSKRFLSPWSKWSECSAKCGQTGVQKRTRSCLAERLWGVHCNEATEEGRLCIGHVCAACNITCPMGHVNADCDTCMCEDATLHGKVSLEDGSPAADARVYLQAKKLKLLTMADNRGMFRIPGVCPDGKNTLKIKKAKYATATVTVPESNRRNLAIQVQLHRSGKPYVFRSPEDKARRVGQSVSLCCDARGSPAPDRYLWYHNGSLLDPSLYKYKNNLILKNLKREQSGEYFCKASSDGGSAKSQVAKLAVIGRQEAACDSQPQSHLIRLPHDCFQKATNSFYYDVGKCPAKTCVGKLDKGLRCKDNVSYCCGVSKMETRDISCDGYTLPTKVIIECGCKTCTETKIMVRGRATAADNGEPLRFGHIYMGNKRVSMTGYKGTFSIHVPADMERLVLTFVDRLQKFVNTTKVLAFKENGGAVFHEIKLLRKKAPVTLESTETNVISLGEMEEDDPIAELEIPPNAFYRKNGEVYSGKVKASVTFLDPRNISTAPVTQSDLNFVDEEGDVFPLRTYGMFSVDFTDEQGMESLNAEKVKVHLDAAQVKMPEHVQEMKLWSLNPETGLWEEEGDFNLEKSTRRKREERTFLVGNMEIKERRLFNLDVPESRRCYVKVRAYRSERFLQSEQIQGVVISIINLEPEPGFSSNPRAWGRFESVVTGPNGACVPAFCDEQNPEAYGAYILASMGGEELEAVPSAPKLNPAAIGVPQPYLNKLNYRRTDHEDPNIKKTAFSINMAKPSPNSPEENNGPIYAYENLSECEEAPHSAAHFRFYRIEGDRYDFNTVPFSEDDLMSWTDDYLAWWPKPMEFRACYIKVKINGPQEVNVRSRNMGGTHPRTIGKLYGIRDVRSIRDPQQRDVSAACLEFKCSGMLFDQDRVDRTLVKVIPQGNCRRVSVNSMLHEYLVNHLPMATNNDTSEYTMLAPLDPLGHNYGIYTVTDQDPRIAKEIALGRCFDGTSDGTSRIMKSDVGIGLTFTCSERSATEQSIFQSQRNLGQQSPRDSGRQSPRDSGRQSPGDSGRQSLGDLGRQSPRDSGRQSPRDWSQQTPRDWSQQSPRDSGQQSILVLPGQSPVYQRPPASRRNNQARIPMTGQRPTY; the protein is encoded by the exons ATGGTCACCATGAAAGGCTggatcctcctcctcctctggggAGCCACGTCTGTTTTAG GACAAAGGATTCTGAAACCAGCTGTCAGCAGGGTCCAGATAGGACAGAGAACCTTCAGCCCGCTGGTAATGCTCAGCTTGGAGA GTACGAGGAGCAGCTCTCGCCGGGGAGACCCCACCTTCACCTATGTCAGACGCA GTCCACTGGTGCAAGATTCAAAAAGGTTTTTGTCTCCATGGTCGAAATGGAGCGAGTGCTCAGCCAAGTGTGGCCAAACCGGGGTGCAGAAGCGCACCAGATCCTGCCTGGCTGAGCGCCTCTGGGGCGTGCACTGTAATGAAGCAACTGAGGAAGGGCGGCTCTGCATTGGACATGTTTGCGCAG CCTGCAACATCACCTGCCCCATGGGCCATGTCAATGCTGACTGTGACACTTGCATGTGTGAGGATGCCACCTTGCATGGGAAGGTGTCTCTCGAGGATGGGTCACCTGCTGCCGATGCCCGGGTCTACCTGCAAGCCAAGAAACTCAAGCTGTTGACAATGGCTGATAACAGAGGCATGTTTAGGATACCAGGGGTTTGTCCTGATGGCAAAAACACccttaaaataaagaaagcCAAATATGCAACAGCGACTGTCACTGTGCCTGAGAGCAACCGGAGAAACCTGGCGATCCAAGTGCAGCTGCACCGATCAG gcaAACCCTATGTTTTCAGGAGCCCTGAGGACAAAGCCAGGAGAGTGGGACAGAGTGTGTCACTCTGCTGTGACGCCCGAGGGAGCCCAGCTCCTGACCGCTACCTCTG GTACCACAATGGCTCACTGCTGGATCCCTCCTTGTACAAATATAAAAACAACCTGATTCTGAAGAACCTGAAGAGAGAACAGTCAGGAGAGTATTTCTGCAAGGCCAGCAGTGACGGGGGATCGGCAAAGTCCCAAGTTGCCAAGCTGGCTGTCATAG GAAGACAAGAGGCAGCCTGTGACTCCCAACCCCAAAGCCATCTCATCCGACTTCCTCATGATTGCTTCCAAAAAGCAACAAACTCCTTCTATTACGATGTGGGCAAGTGCCCAGCAAAGACCTGTGTGGGGAAGCTGGATAAGGGACTTAGGTGTAAGGACAATGTCTCCTACTGCTGTGGGGTATCCAAGATGGAAACCAGGGACATCTCCTGCGATGGCTACACGCTCCCTACTAAAGTCATCATTGAATGTGGTTGTAAAACATGCACTGAGACCAAAATAATGGTTCgaggcagagccacagcagcagataatggTGAGCCACTGAGGTTTGGCCACATCTACATGGGGAACAAGAGAGTGAGTATGACTGGCTACAAGGGAACCTTCTCCATCCACGTCCCAGCAGATATGGAGAGACTGGTTCTAACTTTCGTGGACCGGCTGCAGAAGTTTGTGAACACAACAAAAGTTCTGGCCTTCAAGGAAAATGGAGGTGCTGTATTTCATGAGATCAAGCTACTGAGAAAGAAAGCCCCTGTTACACTGGAATCCACCGAAACCAATGTGATTTCTTTGGGGGAAATGGAAGAAGATGATCCAATTGCTGAATTAGAAATTCCTCCCAATGCATTTTATAGGAAAAATGGAGAGGTCTACAGTGGCAAAGTGAAAGCCAGTGTGACATTTCTGGACCCAAGAAACATCTCTACAGCCCCTGTGACACAAAGTGACCTGAACTTTGTAGATGAGGAAGGAGACGTATTTCCTCTCCGCACATACGGCATGTTTTCTGTGGACTTCACAGATGAACAGGGCATGGAGTCCCTCAATGCAGAAAAGGTGAAGGTTCATTTGGATGCTGCTCAGGTCAAGATGCCAGAGCACGTGCAAGAGATGAAGCTTTGGTCCCTGAACCCAGAGACAGGGTTatgggaggaagaaggagacTTCAACCTTGAGAAAAGCACACGGCGCAAAAGGGAGGAGAGAACCTTTTTGGTTGGGAACATGGAGATCAAAGAGAGGCGTCTTTTTAACCTGGATGTCCCTGAGAGCAGACGGTGCTACGTCAAAGTACGAGCCTACAGAAGTGAGCGATTTCTGCAAAGCGAGCAGATCCAAGGGGTTGTGATTTCTATTATAAACTTGGAGCCAGAACCAGGGTTCTCCTCCAACCCCAGAGCATGGGGCCGTTTTGAGAGCGTAGTCACTGGTCCTAACGGCGCCTGTGTGCCCGCCTTCTGCGATGAGCAAAACCCCGAAGCCTATGGAGCTTACATCTTGGCAAGCATGGGGGGTGAAGAGCTTGAagctgtgccctctgctcccaaaCTCAACCCTGCTGCTATTGGGGTCCCACAGCCATACCTCAACAAGCTTAACTACAGGAGGACAGACCACGAGGACCCCAACATCAAGAAAACAGCATTCAGCATTAACATGGCCAAGCCAAGCCCTAATTCCCCAGAAGAGAACAATGGCCCTATTTATGCCTATGAAAACCTCAGTGAATGCGAGGAAGCTCCACACAGTGCTGCTCACTTCAGGTTTTACAGGATAGAAGGAGACCGGTATGACTTCAATACTGTTCCCTTCAGTGAAGATGACCTCATGAGCTGGACCGATGACTACCTGGCATGGTGGCCCAAGCCCATGGAATTTAGAGCCTGCTacattaaagtaaaaataaacgGACCCCAAGAAGTGAATGTAAGATCTCGTAACATGGGTGGGACACACCCACGCACCATTGGCAAGCTCTACGGCATCCGGGACGTGCGCAGCATCCGTGACCCCCAGCAGCGGGACGTGTCAGCAGCCTGCCTGGAGTTCAAGTGCAGCGGAATGCTCTTCGACCAGGACCGCGTGGATCGCACACTCGTCAAAGTGATCCCACAAGGCAACTGCCGTCGAGTGAGCGTCAATAGCATGCTCCACGAGTACCTGGTGAACCACCTCCCCATGGCCACCAACAACGACACCAGTGAGTACACAATGCTGGCACCTCTTGACCCGCTGGGACACAACTACGGCATCTACACAGTCACTGATCAAGACCCGAGGATTGCCAAGGAAATCGCCCTGGGCAGGTGTTTTGATGGCACTTCTGATGGCACATCCAGAATCATGAAGAGCGATGTCGGCATTGGGTTGACTTTCACCTGCTCAGAGAGGAGCGCGACAGAGCAAAGCATCTTCCAGTCTCAGAGGAACTTGGGCCAGCAGTCTCCAAGGGACTCAGGCCGGCAGTCTCCAAGGGACTCAGGCCGGCAGTCTCCAGGGGACTCAGGCCGGCAGTCTCTAGGGGACTTGGGCCGGCAGTCTCCACGGGACTCGGGCCGGCAGTCTCCGAGGGACTGGAGCCAGCAGACTCCGAGGGACTGGAGTCAGCAGTCTCCGAGGGACTCGGGCCAGCAGTCCATCCTGGTTCTGCCAGGGCAAAGCCCTGTGTACCAGAGGCCACCGGCAAGCCGCCGTAACAACCAAGCCAGGATCCCGATGACAGGTCAACGTCCCACCTACTAG
- the CILP gene encoding cartilage intermediate layer protein 1 isoform X2: MVTMKGWILLLLWGATSVLGQRILKPAVSRVQIGQRTFSPLVMLSLESPLVQDSKRFLSPWSKWSECSAKCGQTGVQKRTRSCLAERLWGVHCNEATEEGRLCIGHVCAACNITCPMGHVNADCDTCMCEDATLHGKVSLEDGSPAADARVYLQAKKLKLLTMADNRGMFRIPGVCPDGKNTLKIKKAKYATATVTVPESNRRNLAIQVQLHRSGKPYVFRSPEDKARRVGQSVSLCCDARGSPAPDRYLWYHNGSLLDPSLYKYKNNLILKNLKREQSGEYFCKASSDGGSAKSQVAKLAVIGRQEAACDSQPQSHLIRLPHDCFQKATNSFYYDVGKCPAKTCVGKLDKGLRCKDNVSYCCGVSKMETRDISCDGYTLPTKVIIECGCKTCTETKIMVRGRATAADNGEPLRFGHIYMGNKRVSMTGYKGTFSIHVPADMERLVLTFVDRLQKFVNTTKVLAFKENGGAVFHEIKLLRKKAPVTLESTETNVISLGEMEEDDPIAELEIPPNAFYRKNGEVYSGKVKASVTFLDPRNISTAPVTQSDLNFVDEEGDVFPLRTYGMFSVDFTDEQGMESLNAEKVKVHLDAAQVKMPEHVQEMKLWSLNPETGLWEEEGDFNLEKSTRRKREERTFLVGNMEIKERRLFNLDVPESRRCYVKVRAYRSERFLQSEQIQGVVISIINLEPEPGFSSNPRAWGRFESVVTGPNGACVPAFCDEQNPEAYGAYILASMGGEELEAVPSAPKLNPAAIGVPQPYLNKLNYRRTDHEDPNIKKTAFSINMAKPSPNSPEENNGPIYAYENLSECEEAPHSAAHFRFYRIEGDRYDFNTVPFSEDDLMSWTDDYLAWWPKPMEFRACYIKVKINGPQEVNVRSRNMGGTHPRTIGKLYGIRDVRSIRDPQQRDVSAACLEFKCSGMLFDQDRVDRTLVKVIPQGNCRRVSVNSMLHEYLVNHLPMATNNDTSEYTMLAPLDPLGHNYGIYTVTDQDPRIAKEIALGRCFDGTSDGTSRIMKSDVGIGLTFTCSERSATEQSIFQSQRNLGQQSPRDSGRQSPRDSGRQSPGDSGRQSLGDLGRQSPRDSGRQSPRDWSQQTPRDWSQQSPRDSGQQSILVLPGQSPVYQRPPASRRNNQARIPMTGQRPTY, encoded by the exons ATGGTCACCATGAAAGGCTggatcctcctcctcctctggggAGCCACGTCTGTTTTAG GACAAAGGATTCTGAAACCAGCTGTCAGCAGGGTCCAGATAGGACAGAGAACCTTCAGCCCGCTGGTAATGCTCAGCTTGGAGA GTCCACTGGTGCAAGATTCAAAAAGGTTTTTGTCTCCATGGTCGAAATGGAGCGAGTGCTCAGCCAAGTGTGGCCAAACCGGGGTGCAGAAGCGCACCAGATCCTGCCTGGCTGAGCGCCTCTGGGGCGTGCACTGTAATGAAGCAACTGAGGAAGGGCGGCTCTGCATTGGACATGTTTGCGCAG CCTGCAACATCACCTGCCCCATGGGCCATGTCAATGCTGACTGTGACACTTGCATGTGTGAGGATGCCACCTTGCATGGGAAGGTGTCTCTCGAGGATGGGTCACCTGCTGCCGATGCCCGGGTCTACCTGCAAGCCAAGAAACTCAAGCTGTTGACAATGGCTGATAACAGAGGCATGTTTAGGATACCAGGGGTTTGTCCTGATGGCAAAAACACccttaaaataaagaaagcCAAATATGCAACAGCGACTGTCACTGTGCCTGAGAGCAACCGGAGAAACCTGGCGATCCAAGTGCAGCTGCACCGATCAG gcaAACCCTATGTTTTCAGGAGCCCTGAGGACAAAGCCAGGAGAGTGGGACAGAGTGTGTCACTCTGCTGTGACGCCCGAGGGAGCCCAGCTCCTGACCGCTACCTCTG GTACCACAATGGCTCACTGCTGGATCCCTCCTTGTACAAATATAAAAACAACCTGATTCTGAAGAACCTGAAGAGAGAACAGTCAGGAGAGTATTTCTGCAAGGCCAGCAGTGACGGGGGATCGGCAAAGTCCCAAGTTGCCAAGCTGGCTGTCATAG GAAGACAAGAGGCAGCCTGTGACTCCCAACCCCAAAGCCATCTCATCCGACTTCCTCATGATTGCTTCCAAAAAGCAACAAACTCCTTCTATTACGATGTGGGCAAGTGCCCAGCAAAGACCTGTGTGGGGAAGCTGGATAAGGGACTTAGGTGTAAGGACAATGTCTCCTACTGCTGTGGGGTATCCAAGATGGAAACCAGGGACATCTCCTGCGATGGCTACACGCTCCCTACTAAAGTCATCATTGAATGTGGTTGTAAAACATGCACTGAGACCAAAATAATGGTTCgaggcagagccacagcagcagataatggTGAGCCACTGAGGTTTGGCCACATCTACATGGGGAACAAGAGAGTGAGTATGACTGGCTACAAGGGAACCTTCTCCATCCACGTCCCAGCAGATATGGAGAGACTGGTTCTAACTTTCGTGGACCGGCTGCAGAAGTTTGTGAACACAACAAAAGTTCTGGCCTTCAAGGAAAATGGAGGTGCTGTATTTCATGAGATCAAGCTACTGAGAAAGAAAGCCCCTGTTACACTGGAATCCACCGAAACCAATGTGATTTCTTTGGGGGAAATGGAAGAAGATGATCCAATTGCTGAATTAGAAATTCCTCCCAATGCATTTTATAGGAAAAATGGAGAGGTCTACAGTGGCAAAGTGAAAGCCAGTGTGACATTTCTGGACCCAAGAAACATCTCTACAGCCCCTGTGACACAAAGTGACCTGAACTTTGTAGATGAGGAAGGAGACGTATTTCCTCTCCGCACATACGGCATGTTTTCTGTGGACTTCACAGATGAACAGGGCATGGAGTCCCTCAATGCAGAAAAGGTGAAGGTTCATTTGGATGCTGCTCAGGTCAAGATGCCAGAGCACGTGCAAGAGATGAAGCTTTGGTCCCTGAACCCAGAGACAGGGTTatgggaggaagaaggagacTTCAACCTTGAGAAAAGCACACGGCGCAAAAGGGAGGAGAGAACCTTTTTGGTTGGGAACATGGAGATCAAAGAGAGGCGTCTTTTTAACCTGGATGTCCCTGAGAGCAGACGGTGCTACGTCAAAGTACGAGCCTACAGAAGTGAGCGATTTCTGCAAAGCGAGCAGATCCAAGGGGTTGTGATTTCTATTATAAACTTGGAGCCAGAACCAGGGTTCTCCTCCAACCCCAGAGCATGGGGCCGTTTTGAGAGCGTAGTCACTGGTCCTAACGGCGCCTGTGTGCCCGCCTTCTGCGATGAGCAAAACCCCGAAGCCTATGGAGCTTACATCTTGGCAAGCATGGGGGGTGAAGAGCTTGAagctgtgccctctgctcccaaaCTCAACCCTGCTGCTATTGGGGTCCCACAGCCATACCTCAACAAGCTTAACTACAGGAGGACAGACCACGAGGACCCCAACATCAAGAAAACAGCATTCAGCATTAACATGGCCAAGCCAAGCCCTAATTCCCCAGAAGAGAACAATGGCCCTATTTATGCCTATGAAAACCTCAGTGAATGCGAGGAAGCTCCACACAGTGCTGCTCACTTCAGGTTTTACAGGATAGAAGGAGACCGGTATGACTTCAATACTGTTCCCTTCAGTGAAGATGACCTCATGAGCTGGACCGATGACTACCTGGCATGGTGGCCCAAGCCCATGGAATTTAGAGCCTGCTacattaaagtaaaaataaacgGACCCCAAGAAGTGAATGTAAGATCTCGTAACATGGGTGGGACACACCCACGCACCATTGGCAAGCTCTACGGCATCCGGGACGTGCGCAGCATCCGTGACCCCCAGCAGCGGGACGTGTCAGCAGCCTGCCTGGAGTTCAAGTGCAGCGGAATGCTCTTCGACCAGGACCGCGTGGATCGCACACTCGTCAAAGTGATCCCACAAGGCAACTGCCGTCGAGTGAGCGTCAATAGCATGCTCCACGAGTACCTGGTGAACCACCTCCCCATGGCCACCAACAACGACACCAGTGAGTACACAATGCTGGCACCTCTTGACCCGCTGGGACACAACTACGGCATCTACACAGTCACTGATCAAGACCCGAGGATTGCCAAGGAAATCGCCCTGGGCAGGTGTTTTGATGGCACTTCTGATGGCACATCCAGAATCATGAAGAGCGATGTCGGCATTGGGTTGACTTTCACCTGCTCAGAGAGGAGCGCGACAGAGCAAAGCATCTTCCAGTCTCAGAGGAACTTGGGCCAGCAGTCTCCAAGGGACTCAGGCCGGCAGTCTCCAAGGGACTCAGGCCGGCAGTCTCCAGGGGACTCAGGCCGGCAGTCTCTAGGGGACTTGGGCCGGCAGTCTCCACGGGACTCGGGCCGGCAGTCTCCGAGGGACTGGAGCCAGCAGACTCCGAGGGACTGGAGTCAGCAGTCTCCGAGGGACTCGGGCCAGCAGTCCATCCTGGTTCTGCCAGGGCAAAGCCCTGTGTACCAGAGGCCACCGGCAAGCCGCCGTAACAACCAAGCCAGGATCCCGATGACAGGTCAACGTCCCACCTACTAG